Proteins from a genomic interval of Streptomyces fodineus:
- a CDS encoding SsgA family sporulation/cell division regulator produces MSTVIEQPVEARLVAAAPRMPSIPATLRYDRCDPFAVVMTFPAPATLEGVDVCWTFSRELLTAGLHQPEGHGDVRVRPYGYDRTVLEFHAPEGTAIVHVRSGEIRRFLEATSQLVPVGLEHLQLDLDHDLAELMRDAC; encoded by the coding sequence TTGTCCACCGTCATCGAGCAGCCCGTAGAGGCCCGTCTCGTCGCCGCCGCACCGCGTATGCCGAGCATTCCCGCCACGCTGCGCTACGACCGATGCGACCCGTTCGCCGTCGTCATGACCTTCCCCGCCCCGGCCACCCTCGAGGGGGTCGATGTGTGCTGGACCTTCTCCCGCGAGCTGCTGACGGCCGGACTGCACCAGCCCGAGGGGCACGGGGACGTCCGGGTGCGGCCGTACGGCTACGACCGCACCGTACTGGAGTTCCACGCCCCCGAGGGCACCGCGATCGTGCATGTGCGCTCGGGCGAGATCCGCCGCTTCCTGGAGGCGACCAGCCAGCTCGTCCCCGTCGGCCTCGAACACCTCCAGCTCGACCTGGACCACGACCTGGCCGAACTGATGCGGGACGCCTGCTGA